One window of Watersipora subatra chromosome 3, tzWatSuba1.1, whole genome shotgun sequence genomic DNA carries:
- the LOC137389897 gene encoding uncharacterized protein: MDVIDFLTCGGCQAEFPLSKITIFMEHKRTDCNFALPSNRPEYTFNNYECYTCPERFGAAVSLLLHVQFYHKRKIFQESAGSRTDHPYPDTSQAISSLQENSELAVAEVKEADTYPAVEVTEPLSKCCTSIIPKKRKRHFETKHKTSFFKTARYRRQHQSLPSNGISNGIFIDVDPPHSDMIEYETKVEKTQEHSAFLPVGRTVTIPINNRSREGDYVGISYEGSEQNGSTTYQNSSNLYSTKTASSSFTPNIIPSSKEVSQSEAPLAVKKKYPTSKPFKCNNCDDSFNQKVHLKKHQSKHTGVKPFKCDHCNYSTVERSHLRVHIRVHTGEKPFKCSHCEYSTAQNSTLKIHLKRHHGGAMSLECTHCGKHFPERTQLMFHKQEHGQEGNNEQLSPAANNAQNDMLPSASTSQSHQ; the protein is encoded by the exons ATGGATGTAATAGATTTTCTAACCTGCGGCGGCTGTCAAGCTGAATTTCCTCTCAGTAAGATTACTATATTTATGGAACACAAAAGAACTGATTGTAACTTTGCCCTTCCATCGAATAGACCAG AATACACATTCAACAACTATGAATGTTACACATGTCCGGAACGATTTGGCGCCGCTGTCAGCCTGTTACTTCATGTGCAATTTTATCATAAGCGTAAGATATTTCAAGAAAGTGCGGGTAGTAGGACAGACCACCCCTATCCAGACACTAGCCAAGCCATAAGCTCTTTGCAG GAAAACAGTGAACTTGCGGTGGCTGAGGTCAAGGAAGCTGATACCTATCCTGCTGTTGAAGTTACTGAACCTCTGAGTAAATGTTGTACTTCTATTATTCCTAAGAAAAGGAAACGTCATTTCGAAACCAAGCataaaacttcattttttaaaacagcTCGTTATCGTCGTCAGCATCAGAGCTTGCCTAGCAACGGCATTAGCAACGGCATCTTTATCGATGTAGACCCACCACATTCTGATATGATAGAATATGAGACAAAAGTTGAAAAGACTCAAGAACATTCAGCTTTTCTACCA GTTGGCAGGACAGTTACAATTCCAATAAATAACAGGAGTCGGGAAGGAGACTACGTCGGCATCAGCTATGAAGGGTCAGAACAGAATGGCAGCACTACTTACCAAAACTCATCCAACTTGTATAGCACCAAG ACAGCAAGTTCTTCCTTTACACCGAATATCATCCCGTCATCCAAAGAAGTCTCCCAGTCTGAAGCACCTCTGGCAGTAAAGAAGAAATACCCGACCTCTAAGCCATTTAAATGCAATAATTGTGATGATTCCTTCAACCAGAAGGTTCACCTCAAGAAGCATCAGTCCAAGCATACGG GTGTTAAACCATTCAAATGTGATCATTGCAATTACTCCACGGTTGAACGAAGTCATCTAAGAGTCCACATTCGTGTTCACACAG GTGAGAAACCATTCAAATGCAGTCACTGCGAATATTCGACAGCACAAAACAGCACTCTTAAAATTCATCTCAAACGGCATCACGGTGGAGCCATGTCATTAGAGTGTACCCACTGCGGTAAACACTTTCCAGAGAGAACACAACTTATGTTTCATAAACAGGAGCACGGACAGGAAGGGAACAATGAACAACTCTCACCCGCCGCTAACAACGCTCAAAATGACATGCTGCCATCTGCCTCTACTAGTCAGTCACACCAGTGA